The DNA region GTCACGTTCGGATTGTCCGCTTCCCCCGGCGCCAGCCTGCGGCGGAAGGTGACGATCGGAGCCGAGCCGGCTTCCAGGATCAACCGGTCGATTTCCTCCGGATCGACGGCCGGCTCATCTCCCTGAAGGTTCAAGTAGAAATCCGCGGGGATCCGCTCGGCCAGCTCCGCCATCCGGTCCGTCCCGGACCTGTGGTCGGAGCGGGTCATCTCGACGCGGGCGCCGAAGGCCCGAGCCGTCTCGAAGATCCGGCGATCGTCGGTCGCCACAATGACCTCGCGCACCCGCCGGCAGCGGATTGCCGCCTCCCAGACCCAGCGGAGGAGCGGCTTGCCGGCGATCACAGCCAGCGGCTTGCCCGGAAAACGGCTCGAAGCCCAGCGTGCCGGAATGACTAGGACCGTCTCTTTTCCCATGAGGATCCCGTAGGAAGCCGCCTCAGGCGGGATCCGTCGAGGCCAAAATCCAATCCGCCGCTGCCGGCAAGGAAGGAACCACCCGGTCCGCAAGGTTCCGCGCCCACTCCGCCGCCCGCTCGGTCTCTGGATCCGGCCGGTCGTCGGCAAGGAGGACGGTGCGGCAGCCGGCATTCCGTCCACAGAGGACGTCGGCGATCCGATCGCCGACGAAATAGGATCGGCGGAGCGCGATGTCGAATTCAGCCGCAGCGCGCCAGAGGAGGAGCGGAGAGGGTTTCCGATCGCCTAGCGGGTCGTTGTCGGGAGCGGCAAAGGAAAGATAGATCTTTGCAAACGAGATTTCTAGCCGCTTCTGAAGGGACCGGTTGACCGCCTCAACGTCTTGCGGGCGCAGCCAGCCGCGGCCTACACCGGATTGATTGCTGACCAGGAAGAGCAGGAAGCCGGCGTCCCGGAGACGGGCGAGGCTTTCCTTAGCTCCCTCGGCAAGGACGATCTTCTCCGGATCTCCTAAGTAGGGGAAATTTTTGATCAGGGTATCGTCCCGATCAAAGAAGACAGCCCGCCTCTTCATGGCACCGGCGTGAGGTTCGCGCGGAGCTCAGCGG from Methylacidimicrobium sp. AP8 includes:
- the kdsB gene encoding 3-deoxy-manno-octulosonate cytidylyltransferase; this encodes MGKETVLVIPARWASSRFPGKPLAVIAGKPLLRWVWEAAIRCRRVREVIVATDDRRIFETARAFGARVEMTRSDHRSGTDRMAELAERIPADFYLNLQGDEPAVDPEEIDRLILEAGSAPIVTFRRRLAPGEADNPNVTKVVCDRRGYALYFSRAAVPHVRNGAAAPPRWAHVGIYAFQADALRSFVGFPPGELEQAEGLEQLRALENGVPVIVLPTAMRSFGVDVPEDIERARAYLEEKVNQR
- a CDS encoding HAD-IIIA family hydrolase gives rise to the protein MKRRAVFFDRDDTLIKNFPYLGDPEKIVLAEGAKESLARLRDAGFLLFLVSNQSGVGRGWLRPQDVEAVNRSLQKRLEISFAKIYLSFAAPDNDPLGDRKPSPLLLWRAAAEFDIALRRSYFVGDRIADVLCGRNAGCRTVLLADDRPDPETERAAEWARNLADRVVPSLPAAADWILASTDPA